One region of Corvus moneduloides isolate bCorMon1 chromosome 15, bCorMon1.pri, whole genome shotgun sequence genomic DNA includes:
- the ARHGEF37 gene encoding rho guanine nucleotide exchange factor 37 isoform X2, producing the protein MASAEPNAEDAAEAEEAVYEVLPCDRMELSQRLAVEELITTEASYVHNIQLCVSDIRAHLQKKQLPELDLEGLFSNTNDILHVSRRFLKGLEATAGSGQEQLLCISTLFQEFKEEMETVYKVYCASYDHALQLVESYRRDPRLQEEILDTLNATVPHTGASDLSFFLVMPVQRVTKYPLLLGKILENTPSSASAHSALEAAARAMAQVNANINEYKRRREVATKYNKAEHLTLRDRLARLNTHSIAKKTTRLSRLLMHEAGIVAKTEDKEYDDLEEKFQCVASSVATLKENMASYLGHLEAFLLPTPHQSDLQVDEGPAQQYRRLSERLQSAVFPEFKQRVDRLVWQPLCSLSDMLEGPQQLVKKRLDKLLDYEEIQARKSEMGSVSYDEEAAMNTYLAINDLLVAELPQFNQVAVQLLEQILRSFSSLQLDLAAQVLHQAEKELEQLPHGHMPLPSFWKVVEDSLQQSGAQLRAFCQAFETVTPSPGAQPLTPAEERKVLSLVSKHGPDKLYQVTSNISGSKDLDLTLLRGQIVALLQGADTKGNTSRWLVDAGGPRGFVPAAKLRPYSPVQVQQPGMQLLTLDSGTERRRHSYASPEAPRPQVATFTPTFRVVAGFSFAARSPQEVTLQAGQPVVVLEPHDKKGSTEWSLVEVNGQRGYVPSSYLVTVPVQDPAGWSLPV; encoded by the exons ATGGCAAGTGCAGAGCCCAACGCTGAGGATGCAGCCGAGGCTGAAGAGGCCGTCTATGAGGTGCTGCCCTGTGACAGGATGGAACTGAGCCAGCGCCTGGCCGTGGAGGAGCTCATCACCACCGAGGCCAGCTACGTCCACAACATCCAGCTCTGCGTGTCCGACATCCGGGCACACCTCCAGAAGAAGCAG CTGCCTGAGCTTGACCTGGAAGGACTCTTCTCTAACACCAACGACATCCTCCATGTCTCCAGACGGTTTCTGAAGGGTCTTGAGGCCACGGCCGGCtcggggcaggagcagctgctctgcatca gcacCCTGTTCCAGGAGTTCAAGGAAGAGATGGAGACTGTCTACAAGGTCTACTGTGCCAGCTACGACCACGCCCTGCAGCTGGTGGAGAGCTACCGCAGGGACCCTCGGCTGCAGGAGGAGATCCTGGACACCCTGAATGCCACCGT GCCTCACACAGGCGCGTCAGACCTCAGCTTCTTCCTGGTGATGCCGGTGCAGAGGGTCACCAAATAccctctgctgctggggaagaTCCTGGAGAACACCCCGAGCAGTGCCAGTGCCCACTCAGCCCTGGAGGCAGCGGCTCGTGCCATGGCCCAGGTCAATGCCAACATCAACGAGTACAAACGGCGCCGGGAAGTGG CAACCAAATACAACAAGGCCGAGCACCTGACGCTGCGGGACCGCCTGGCGCGCCTCAACACCCACTCCATCGCCAAGAAAACCACGCGCCTCAGCCGGCTCCTCATGCACGAGGCTGGCATCGTGGCCAAG ACAGAGGACAAGGAATATGATGACCTGGAAGAGAAGTTCCAGTGTGTGGCATCCAGTGTGGCCACACTGAAGGAGAACATGGCATCCTACCTGGGCCATTTAGAG GCgttcctgctgcccaccccacaCCAGAGTGACCTGCAGGTGGACGAGGGCCCTGCCCAGCAGTATCGCCGCCTCTCAGAGCGCCTCCAGAGCGCCGTTTTCCCAGAGTTT AAGCAGCGCGTGGACAGGCTGGTGtggcagcccctctgcagcctctcGGACATGCTGGAGGGGCCCCAGCAGCTGGTCAAGAAGCGCCTGGACAAGCTGCTGGACTATGAGGAGATCCAGGCGCGGAAGAGCGAGATGGGCAGCGTGAGCTACGACGAGGAGGCAGCCATGAACACCTACCTGGCCATCAATGACCTGCTGGTGGCCGAGCTCCCCCAGTTTAACCAggtggctgtgcagctcctggagcagatcCTGCGCTccttcagctccctgcagctggactTGGCTGCCCAGGTCCTGCACCAGGCAGaaaaggagctggagcag CTGCCCCATGGCCACATGCCCCTGCCCAGCTTCTGGAAGGTGGTGGAAGACAGCCTGCAGCAGTCGGGTGCTCAGCTCCGTGCCTTCTGCCAGGCCTTTGAGACCGTCACACCGAGCCCTGGGGCACAG CCTCTGACCCCTGCTGAGGAGAGGAAGGTCCTTTCCCTCGTGAGCAAGCACGGCCCAGACAAGCTTTACCAAGTGACCAGCAACATCAGTGGCAGCAAGGACTTGGACCTGACCTTGCTGAGGGGACAGATcgtggctctgctgcagggcGCAGACACCAAGGGCAACACGAGCAGGTGGCTGGTGGATGCTGGAG GTCCCCGAGGGTTTGTTCCTGCTGCAAAACTCCGGCCCTACAGCCCCGTACAAGTCCAGCAGCCTGGGATGCAGCTGCTGACCCTGGACAGTGGCACAGAGAGAAGGAGACATTCCTACGCATCCCCTGAGGCTCCCAGGCCACAGGTGGCCACCTTCACCCCAACGTTCCGG GTGGTCGCCGGCTTCTCCTTCGCAGCCAGGAGCCCGCAGGAGGTGaccctgcaggcagggcagcccgTGGTGGTGCTGGAGCCCCATGACAAGAAGGGGAGCACGGAGTGGAGCCTGGTGGAGGTGAACGGCCAGAGGGGCTACGTGCCCTCCAGCTACCTGGTGACCGTCCCCGTGCAGGACCCCGCGGGCTGGAGCTTGCCCGTGTGA
- the ARHGEF37 gene encoding rho guanine nucleotide exchange factor 37 isoform X1 — protein sequence MVEQCQPKGPFSPSKSTWARTEPLLPPAREEGHLCAQGQSQCPAEMASAEPNAEDAAEAEEAVYEVLPCDRMELSQRLAVEELITTEASYVHNIQLCVSDIRAHLQKKQLPELDLEGLFSNTNDILHVSRRFLKGLEATAGSGQEQLLCISTLFQEFKEEMETVYKVYCASYDHALQLVESYRRDPRLQEEILDTLNATVPHTGASDLSFFLVMPVQRVTKYPLLLGKILENTPSSASAHSALEAAARAMAQVNANINEYKRRREVATKYNKAEHLTLRDRLARLNTHSIAKKTTRLSRLLMHEAGIVAKTEDKEYDDLEEKFQCVASSVATLKENMASYLGHLEAFLLPTPHQSDLQVDEGPAQQYRRLSERLQSAVFPEFKQRVDRLVWQPLCSLSDMLEGPQQLVKKRLDKLLDYEEIQARKSEMGSVSYDEEAAMNTYLAINDLLVAELPQFNQVAVQLLEQILRSFSSLQLDLAAQVLHQAEKELEQLPHGHMPLPSFWKVVEDSLQQSGAQLRAFCQAFETVTPSPGAQPLTPAEERKVLSLVSKHGPDKLYQVTSNISGSKDLDLTLLRGQIVALLQGADTKGNTSRWLVDAGGPRGFVPAAKLRPYSPVQVQQPGMQLLTLDSGTERRRHSYASPEAPRPQVATFTPTFRVVAGFSFAARSPQEVTLQAGQPVVVLEPHDKKGSTEWSLVEVNGQRGYVPSSYLVTVPVQDPAGWSLPV from the exons ATGGTGGAGCAATGCCAGCCCAAAGGGcccttttctccttcaaaaagCACCTGGGCAAGGACTGAACCCCTGCTGCCACCCGCAAGGGAGGAAGGACATCTGTGTGCCCAAGGCCAGAGCCAG TGTCCCGCTGAGATGGCAAGTGCAGAGCCCAACGCTGAGGATGCAGCCGAGGCTGAAGAGGCCGTCTATGAGGTGCTGCCCTGTGACAGGATGGAACTGAGCCAGCGCCTGGCCGTGGAGGAGCTCATCACCACCGAGGCCAGCTACGTCCACAACATCCAGCTCTGCGTGTCCGACATCCGGGCACACCTCCAGAAGAAGCAG CTGCCTGAGCTTGACCTGGAAGGACTCTTCTCTAACACCAACGACATCCTCCATGTCTCCAGACGGTTTCTGAAGGGTCTTGAGGCCACGGCCGGCtcggggcaggagcagctgctctgcatca gcacCCTGTTCCAGGAGTTCAAGGAAGAGATGGAGACTGTCTACAAGGTCTACTGTGCCAGCTACGACCACGCCCTGCAGCTGGTGGAGAGCTACCGCAGGGACCCTCGGCTGCAGGAGGAGATCCTGGACACCCTGAATGCCACCGT GCCTCACACAGGCGCGTCAGACCTCAGCTTCTTCCTGGTGATGCCGGTGCAGAGGGTCACCAAATAccctctgctgctggggaagaTCCTGGAGAACACCCCGAGCAGTGCCAGTGCCCACTCAGCCCTGGAGGCAGCGGCTCGTGCCATGGCCCAGGTCAATGCCAACATCAACGAGTACAAACGGCGCCGGGAAGTGG CAACCAAATACAACAAGGCCGAGCACCTGACGCTGCGGGACCGCCTGGCGCGCCTCAACACCCACTCCATCGCCAAGAAAACCACGCGCCTCAGCCGGCTCCTCATGCACGAGGCTGGCATCGTGGCCAAG ACAGAGGACAAGGAATATGATGACCTGGAAGAGAAGTTCCAGTGTGTGGCATCCAGTGTGGCCACACTGAAGGAGAACATGGCATCCTACCTGGGCCATTTAGAG GCgttcctgctgcccaccccacaCCAGAGTGACCTGCAGGTGGACGAGGGCCCTGCCCAGCAGTATCGCCGCCTCTCAGAGCGCCTCCAGAGCGCCGTTTTCCCAGAGTTT AAGCAGCGCGTGGACAGGCTGGTGtggcagcccctctgcagcctctcGGACATGCTGGAGGGGCCCCAGCAGCTGGTCAAGAAGCGCCTGGACAAGCTGCTGGACTATGAGGAGATCCAGGCGCGGAAGAGCGAGATGGGCAGCGTGAGCTACGACGAGGAGGCAGCCATGAACACCTACCTGGCCATCAATGACCTGCTGGTGGCCGAGCTCCCCCAGTTTAACCAggtggctgtgcagctcctggagcagatcCTGCGCTccttcagctccctgcagctggactTGGCTGCCCAGGTCCTGCACCAGGCAGaaaaggagctggagcag CTGCCCCATGGCCACATGCCCCTGCCCAGCTTCTGGAAGGTGGTGGAAGACAGCCTGCAGCAGTCGGGTGCTCAGCTCCGTGCCTTCTGCCAGGCCTTTGAGACCGTCACACCGAGCCCTGGGGCACAG CCTCTGACCCCTGCTGAGGAGAGGAAGGTCCTTTCCCTCGTGAGCAAGCACGGCCCAGACAAGCTTTACCAAGTGACCAGCAACATCAGTGGCAGCAAGGACTTGGACCTGACCTTGCTGAGGGGACAGATcgtggctctgctgcagggcGCAGACACCAAGGGCAACACGAGCAGGTGGCTGGTGGATGCTGGAG GTCCCCGAGGGTTTGTTCCTGCTGCAAAACTCCGGCCCTACAGCCCCGTACAAGTCCAGCAGCCTGGGATGCAGCTGCTGACCCTGGACAGTGGCACAGAGAGAAGGAGACATTCCTACGCATCCCCTGAGGCTCCCAGGCCACAGGTGGCCACCTTCACCCCAACGTTCCGG GTGGTCGCCGGCTTCTCCTTCGCAGCCAGGAGCCCGCAGGAGGTGaccctgcaggcagggcagcccgTGGTGGTGCTGGAGCCCCATGACAAGAAGGGGAGCACGGAGTGGAGCCTGGTGGAGGTGAACGGCCAGAGGGGCTACGTGCCCTCCAGCTACCTGGTGACCGTCCCCGTGCAGGACCCCGCGGGCTGGAGCTTGCCCGTGTGA